A stretch of the Bacillus anthracis str. Vollum genome encodes the following:
- a CDS encoding site-specific integrase, protein MNIVQPIRDKEMIKELKEYFKEQNERNYILFLLGINTGLRISDILRLRVRDVEGWNIFIREKKTNKIKDVKMPSDLKKALRDYTKGKPKNEFLIKSRNGKNKPITRSMAYVILNQAAQEFGLERIGTHSLRKTYGYHHYKQFKDVVALQQMLNHTDQKETLRYIGIQQDTLNDYQRKFKI, encoded by the coding sequence ATGAACATTGTACAGCCGATAAGAGACAAAGAAATGATTAAAGAACTAAAAGAATATTTCAAGGAACAGAATGAACGTAATTACATTCTGTTCCTTCTTGGTATTAATACAGGATTACGTATTTCAGATATTTTACGCTTGCGAGTACGTGACGTTGAAGGATGGAATATTTTTATTCGTGAAAAGAAAACGAATAAGATTAAAGATGTAAAGATGCCATCTGATTTAAAAAAAGCATTAAGAGATTATACCAAAGGAAAACCAAAGAATGAATTTCTCATCAAAAGTAGGAATGGTAAGAACAAGCCAATTACGAGATCGATGGCATACGTCATATTGAATCAAGCAGCGCAGGAGTTTGGATTAGAACGTATTGGTACTCATTCACTTAGAAAGACATATGGGTATCATCATTATAAACAGTTTAAAGATGTAGTTGCTTTACAGCAAATGTTAAATCATACAGACCAGAAAGAGACTTTAAGGTATATAGGAATCCAACAAGATACATTAAATGATTATCAAAGGAAATTCAAAATCTGA
- a CDS encoding ArpU family phage packaging/lysis transcriptional regulator: MNKQLSFKMPVLDEEETKNEVEKVFEEYRMYLSQMPSDILPKVTASYSIVPPSVTNEFNSSTENIAIERLQYEMARDKFMNWVHRAVNRLPKRERQIIHMYYMEEEKGYDPDIMDAVRLGRTTYYKVKGKALLRLAFSLRKEVYKQKAQTEEVEVV, encoded by the coding sequence ATGAATAAACAATTATCATTTAAAATGCCTGTTTTAGATGAAGAAGAGACAAAAAATGAAGTTGAAAAAGTATTTGAGGAGTATCGTATGTATTTATCTCAAATGCCAAGTGACATCTTACCAAAAGTAACTGCATCGTATTCAATTGTTCCTCCATCCGTAACAAATGAATTCAACAGTTCTACAGAAAACATAGCGATTGAAAGGCTACAATATGAAATGGCTAGAGATAAATTTATGAATTGGGTTCATAGAGCTGTAAACAGATTGCCAAAAAGAGAAAGACAGATCATTCATATGTATTATATGGAAGAAGAGAAGGGGTATGATCCGGACATAATGGATGCAGTGAGATTAGGTAGAACTACGTATTATAAAGTGAAAGGGAAAGCTTTATTACGTTTAGCTTTCAGTTTGCGAAAAGAAGTATATAAACAGAAGGCACAAACTGAAGAGGTAGAAGTAGTATGA